In Rhodothermales bacterium, the genomic window GCCTTGCGACCGTCGGTGAAGTCCACGTAGACCTTCTCCGGCTTTTTCTCCTGGTCCGACTCCAGGATTTGCCGCATCGACTCTGCAAACGGTCGAGCAAGCGCGTCACGTTTGCGCTTGTAGAAGTCGACGGCCGCCTGGTAGGCCCGCTCAGCCACGCCGTCCTCGCCCAGGGCGTAGAACGCCTCCCGATCCAACTCGAAGTCCACGGCGAACTTGCGCAGCATGTCCTCGCGCAACTCGTCCAGATTGCCGTCTCCGTGGTGCATCTCCACCACGCGGTCGATGCTCTGGCGCAGCGCGTCCAGGATATCGCCACGCAGCCGCTCCCCTTTGAGGGCGTGAATGCGCCGGTCATAAATCACATGCCGCTGGGCGTTGAGCACATCGTCGTACTCAAGCTGCCGCTTTCGAATGGCGAAGTTGTTCTGCTCCACCTTCTTCTGGGCACGCTCGATGGACTTGTTGACCCACGGGTGGGTAATCACCTCGCCCTCGGCCATGTTGAGCTTGTCCATCACCTTCGCCACACGGTCGCTGGCGAAGAGGCGCATCAGGTTGTCGTCCAGCGAGATATAGAACTGGCTCTCGCCGGGATCCCCCTGACGACCGCTTCGACCACGCAGCTGCAGGTCGATGCGGCGGGATTCATGACGCTCCGTACCCACAATGGCCAGACCACCCAACTCTAGCACACCGGGTGCCAGCTTGATGTCGGTACCGCGACCGGCCATGTTCGTGGCGATGGTCACCGCGCCTTTCTGGCCGGCTTCGGCCACAATCAGGGATTCCTCCTTGGCGCGGTCACGCTTGGCGTTCAGCACGTTGTGCTTGATGCCGCCTCGCGTCAGCATGCGGGACAGCGTCTCCGAGACCTCCACGGTCGTGGTGCCGACCAGCACCGGCTGTCCTTTTTCGTGGTACTCGCGGATTTTGTCGATGACCGCGTTGTACTTCTCGCGCTTGGTGCGGAAGACGAGGTCGTCCAGGTCCTGACGGGCGATGGGCTTGTTGGTGGGCACCACCACCACGTCCATCTTGTAGGTCTTGAAGAACTCCTCCGCTTCCGTCTCCGCCGTACCGGTCATACCGGCCAGCTTGTGGTACATGCGGAAGTAGTTCTGCAGGGTAATAGTGGCGTACGTCTGCGTGGACGCCTGGATCTTCACCCCTTCCTTGGCCTCGATGGCCTGGTGCAGACCGTCCGAGTACCGCCGCCCTTCGAGTACACGTCCCGTGTGCTCGTCCACGATCATGATGCGACCATCCTGGACAATGTACTCGGCATCCTTTTCGAAGAGGATGTAGGCCTTCTGGAGCTGCTCGATGGCATGCAGGCGGGCCGCGCGCTCTGAGTACGTGGTGTACAGGTTGCGCTTCTTGTCCTCGAGTTCGTTGCGCAGCACCCGGCGGTCGTTTTCCCGCTTGGCTTCGCGCTTTTCCTCGGTCAGGGAAGCGTCGGCGTCCAATTTCTCATCGAGGTCGAGCAGGCCGTCCTCATGCTCCTTCTCAAAGCGCGCCACCTCCTCGCCCAGGTCGGGCAGGATGAAGAGGTCCGTATCCTGGTTGGCCGACTTGGCAATGAACGAGCGACCTTTTTCGGTCATCTCGATGGCGCGCTGCTTCTCGTCGTAGGCAAAGAACAGCTCGTCATCCACGAACGGCATGTTCTTGGCGTTGTCCTGCAGATAGAAGAACTCGGTCTTCTGCCTGAGGGCCTCCACGCCGGGCTCCTGAAGAAGCTTGCGCAGGCGTTTGCTGCGCGGGTAGCCGCGGTAGGCACGGAGCAGGGCCAGGCCGGCCTCCTCCTCCGCCTCGGCAGCCTTTTTGTTTTCGTCCTTGCTCAGCCAATCATCCCGTCGGGCCAGCGCTTTTTCCGCATCGCCCACCAGATTGGCCACCAGCTTCTGCTGCGAATAGACCAGCTTCTCAACGCCCGGCTTCAGCTCCTCGAACTGGCTTTCGTCGCTCTGCGGCACCGGACCCGAGATGATGAGTGGCGTACGGGCCTCATCGATGAGCACGGAGTCCACCTCATCCACAATGGCAAAGTGGTGGTTGCGCTGCATCAACTGCTCCGGATCTACCACGAACGAGTTGTCGCGCAGATAGTCGAAACCGAACTCGTTGTTGGTCCCGTAGGTGATGTCTGCCTCGTAGGCGGCTTTGCGCCCCGGAGAATGCGGCTCGTGGCGGTCGATGACGTCCACGGTCAGCCCCAGGAACTCGTAGACCTTGCCCATCCACTCGGAGTCACGCTGGGCCAGGTACGGGTTGACCGTCACGAGATGCACACCGCGACCGACGAGGGCGTTCAGGTACACCGGAGCCACAGCGACGAGGGTCTTGCCCTCACCCGTCTTCATTTCGGCGATGTCCCCGTTGTGCAGTGCCATGCCGCCCAGCATCTGGACATCGTAGGGGATCATTTCCCAGTGGATCTTCGCACCACCTGCAATCCACTCCCTGCCCACCATGCGGCGACAGGCGTCCTTGGCAACGGCGAAGGCCTCCGGCAGGATCTCGTCGAGGGTCTGCTCGACCGTGCGGTGCCATTCGTCTTCGAGGTCGTCGTACTCCTCGTAGAGGGCCTGCCGCTCCTCGAGCGTCATTTCCCGCATGGCGCCGGGCAGCCCGTCTCCGCCCACCTCGTTGTCGGGCGTCACGCCGGCCTTCAGCTGGGCCTGGATATCCCGCATGTCCTTTTCGATGTCGGCAAGCGAATCGGCGATGCGTTGCCGAAACTCCGGCGTCTTGGCCTGGAGCTCTTCATCGGTGAGGGATTGCAGCTTCTCGTACTCGGCGTTGATCGCATCAACCCGGGGCCACAGCTTCTTGAGCGCCCGTTCGTTCTTGTCGCCGAATAACTTCTTTATCGTATCGAACATAGAGGTGTCCGCGGGTCAGCCGCGGATGCGCTGCCAAGGCAGCGTATGTGGAGGTACGCAAGCCGCGCCTGCGTGCAAAATGTCTGAAACAGAGCCCGTTCGGGCCGGTGCGCGCCTGCACAATTCGCGTGCCAGACACAGCCAATCTGACACGCTGTCAGGCTGCTGATCGTTCCCCCTGCCACGGCCGGGATCGGGCTGCCGGGGCGCTGTCCCGACACCCACGTTTGACCTGTGCCGAGGAAGCGATTATGTTTTTTTGATTAAGGGGTCCACACAACCCCTTTCGGGGTCCCCACAAACCCCATCGACTCTCCCTTTTCCCCCAACCACAGGCACCCACTATGCTTCGAGCCCTTCGAGCAGCCTTCGTGGTTTCCTTATTGATGCTTCCGCTTCAGGTCGCTGCCCAGGGAACCATTGAGGGCACCGTCACAGACGCCACCTCAGACGAGCCGCTAATCGGCGCGCAGGTGGTCATCCCCGCGCTGGGAATCGGCGCCGTCACCGACTTCGACGGCAACTATTCGATTTCGAATGTCCCAGCCGGAGATCACACCGTGGAAGCACGATTTATAGGCTTCCGCACCCAGACCTTCCAGACATCTGTTGCCGACGGCCAGACCGTTGAGCTGGATGTGCGGCTGGACATGTCCGCCATCAACCTCGATGAGGTGGTGGTGACCGGAGCCGGAGGACCCGTAGAGAAGCGCAAGCTTGGCAACTCGATTGCCACCATTGACGCTTCGACGCTGGAGACCGCTCCGATTGCCACCTTCTCAGACGTGCTGCAGGGCCGCGAGCCCGGCCTCGTGGGACTGCCTTCCGGCGGACAGACCGGTGAAGGCGCGCGGATTCGCATTCGGGGATCGGCGTCGCTCTCGCAGAGCAACGAACCGATTCTGTACATCGACGGCGTACGGGCCAACAACGACGGCGGCCTGACCTTCAATGGGGGTGGATCTCCCTCTCGACTCGACGACATCAATCCGGAGTCCATCGATCGGGTGGAAATCCTGAAAGGTGCTGCTGCGGCTACGCTGTATGGATCCGAGGCTTCCAACGGTGTGATCCAGGTCTTCACCAAACGTGGCAACGTGGGCCCACCGCGGTTTACGATGCAGATCCAGCAGACCGGCATCGCCTATCCCAAGGTGTACGATGCGAACACAGGTTTTGCACGCAACCAGGCCCAGGCGGACACCATGTCCAAATGGCTCGGCGTGGGCGGCCTCAAGCCGTATCAGCTGGTGGAGCGCGAGTTCATGGAGGACCTCTATGAAACCGGATATGGCCAGACCTACTCGGCCTCGGTCTCCGGCGGCTCTCCGGGTATCACCTACTTCGCGAGCGCTCGGTGGTTTGATGAGGACGGCGGATTCGGCGGCAACGATCGCCGGTATCCCCAGGGCGTCTCGACGGTGGTGGAGGACATCGCGCAGCGGGCCCAGGCCACGGCCAGTCTCAACATCTTCCCGACCGACAAGCTGCAGTTCCGGATCACGTCCAACTACACGCAGGGCTATCTGCAGACGATGGACTCCAACAACAACATCTACGGAGTGCCTTCGCTTGCCCAGTTCTCCAAGCCTGAACTGGTCCGGTACAACAACGAGACCGGCACCATTGCCTTCTCGACGGTCAATGAGGCCATGCAGCAGGTGCTCGAGCAGAGCGTCAAGCGGTATGTCGGCAGTGTGGGCACCAACTACCGCCCACTGGATGCGCTGACCATCGACGGCACGATCGGCGTGGACTTCACCAGTCAGAAGGACACCGACGTACGTGCTTTCGGATGGAACATCGACGGGTTCTCCGGCTCCGAGCCGGACGGCTCACGTGACTACCGGAATACCAACCGGCTCGAGGTGACCTACGATGTGAAGGGCACCCTGCTGAATCAGATCACGGACGACATCGAAAGCACGCTGCTGTTCGGATCGCAGGGCTTCATCACCAATACGGACATCCTGCAGGGCAGCGGCGTCGCATTCCCCGGCCCGGGGTTCAACGTGACCGGTGCGGCCGCCAACGAGGATGTCTTTGAGGCCTTCCTGGAAGTCGCCAACGTCGGCGTCTTCTTCCAGGAGCAGATCGGCTTCCGCAACTTCCTGTACGTAACGGCCGGCGGTCGTCTGGACGCTTCGTCAGCGTTCGGCTCCGACTTCTCGACGGTGTTCTATCCGAAGATCTCGGCGTCCTTCATTCCGAGCGATGCGCCCTTCTGGCAGCCCATCGGCCCGATCTCTTCGCTGCGCTTCCGCGCGGCACTGGGTCAGTCCGGTCTGCAGCCAGGCGCTTTTGACGCCCTGACCACCTACACGTCCCTGTCGTCGTCCAACGGCCCTGGCGTGGCTCCGGACAACCTCGGTAATCCGAATCTCAAGCCGGAGATTTCCACCGAATGGGAGTTTGGCGTTGAGTCCGGACTGATGTCGGACCGCCTTGGCTTCGAGGCGACGTACTGGAACCGTGTGGTGAAAGACGCGCTCATCGACCGTCAATTCCCGGTCTCCGGTGGTTTCCGCTCCCGGCAGCTGGACAACATCGGCGAGTTGAAGGGACAGGGTGTCGAGATCGGCGTCAATGCGCTGGTCTACAACCGCGCGAACACGTCGGTCAACCTGTTTGCCAACACGGCCTACCTGTGGGAGCAGATCTCCGACATGGGCGGTGCACCTCCGATCAAAGTCGGCGGCAGCTACCCGCGGTATCGCAACTACCTTGTCGAAGGGTACGCCCCAGGCACGCACTTCGGTGCGAAGCTCCTGGACGTGCCCTCCGGTTCGCTTCCAGTGGACCTGAACGGCGACGGCAGCCCGGACACGGAAGCGCAGTTGCTTGCGCTCCTGGGCGGCACGGATCTCATGACGCTGCCCTCCAACACCACGCTCGTTCTGTTGGCAGATGACCCGAATCCGGATGACCTGCTTTCGGGCAACCTGACCCACTACCTGGGCAAGCCGACGCCTGACTTCGCCGGCTCCTTCGGTGGCACGGTCAAGTTCATGCGCAACTTCACGGTGTCGACCCTCTTTGAGTACAAGGCGGGCAACTACTACGTGAACAACCTGACGGGAGCATTCCGCCAGTCCAACCGGTCCATCGGCCGCAACACACCAGATGCGGCGCGCGTGGAGCGGGACTACATGACCGGCGGCATCGACGCCAACGGCAACCCGCAGAACAACGCCCAGGTGCGCCTGGACGCGCTGAACGATTGGCTCTACAGCCAGCTCGCGCTCTCTCCGTTCTCAGGGCTCAACACCATCAAGAAGGCGGACTTCCTGCGCTGGCGGGAAATCAGCCTGACGTACCGCGTGCCGCGCGTGCAGGCCGAGCGTCTGCGCCTGCGCAGCCTGCAGTTCACGCTCGCCGGACGCAATCTGGCCATGTGGACCAAGTACGATGGGGTGGATCCTGAGCTCAACGCCATCGGTCGTGGCGGCGGAAACTCGCTGTCCGACAACTACCTGGACGGCGTGGAGGCCTTTGGTTGGGCCATCCCGCGTCGGGTGGTGTTCACGATGCGCATGGGCTTCTAGCCCGAACCCAATTGAGAACGATCATGACTACACAAAGAAACTTCGCGACCTTCCTGGTCGCGCTACTGGTGGTCGGGTTCACGGGATGCGGAGTCCTGGACGTTGAGAACCCGAACAACCTGATTGAAGAGGACCTGGGCAACCCGGCTGCGGCCGAGCCCATGGCAAACGGCGCCGAAGCCGCGGTCACCCGCGCGCTCGGATTCGTGCTGGCTCCGTACTCGGTCGCCACGGACGAATGCACCTGGGTGGGCTCGCGCGATGCGTGGGGCCAGCTGGACGATGGGGCCATCGAGTTCTCGGGCAACGAGTTCTCGGACCAGGCCTATCCGTTCGTGGGTGAAGCCCGCTGGATGACGGACAACTTCAAGAATCGCCTTGAGGAGTTCGGCAATTCCGGCGAGTCCATGGCCCGGATCTACCTGTACAACGCCATCATCTACACGACGATTGCGGACGTCTTCGACGACTTCACCATCTCGGATCGCACCGAGGCGGGTCCGGCCATCGGCCCGGGCAACATGTCGCAGCTGTACGACACGGCGCTGGATGCCGCCAACAAGGGCATCGCCCTGAACGTGGGCGGCGATATCGGCATCGCGCTCAAGGCCATGAAGGCCCGCATCGCCTTCAGCAAGGCCGTCTGGGGCAAGGTCAATCCGGTCAACACGGGCAGCCCGCTCGTGAATGCCGGGGTGGCCGAGGCGCAGGCTGCGCTTGCCGACATGGGACCGGACTGGAGCTTCAGCATGGTGACCGACGCAGGTTTCCAGCTGAGCAACTACATGGCCGGCCAGATCAACAATCGGCTTGAGTTCACCTTCGGAGACACCTTTGTCAAGCGCATCGCCGCGGGCAACAAGGTGGAGGAGGTGACCTATGCGGACCTGATTACGGGCGATGTGCATCCGCACCTGGCCTCCGTGATCAATGCATTCGTCTCGGACCGCGAGTATGCCGACATCCCGGTCGTCTCTGCTCGCGAGATGCACCTGATCATCGCCGAGGGCGGCCTGGCTTCCGGAAATGGCGGCCAGTTCACGAGCGCAATCAACAACCTGCGTTCGCTGGACGGCCTGCCCGACTACAGCGGCCAGGTCGACTCGCGCGAGCTGTTGATCAATTCGCGCGCCGTGAACCTGTTCATCCAGGGGCGTCGCCTTGCGGATCTGTACCGCTTTGGCATGCGCAGCCCGGAATGGCAGTCATCCACGTCTGCAGTCACTTCTCCGGGTACGTTCCTGCCCATCACCAAATCGGAAATCGAGTCCAACCCACTGGTTGGCTGATCCGTGCCGGAACCTCCCGGGAGGGTCGCCCCGTTGTTCGGGGCGGCCCTCTCTTGGGTTTTGGCCCCCGGGGTCTCATGAGGCGCCTCTAAACTGATTGAACCTCCATGGCTCGATTTGTCCTGATCGGAATGCTCCTGTGCACCGTCTCGGGCTGCAACCTGCTCGGCAGTGACGGTCCAGCCGAGGTGCGCATCCTGATTGACGGTGCCGACGGCCAGCAACTCAGGCTGGTTACGACCACCAATTTCCTTGCACAGCGACAGCCCGTCTTTTCCGATGAGGGCATCTACCTGCAGGACACGACTCTCGTACGCGTCCTGGACGCCGACACGATTGTGGTAAACACCCCGTACGACGAGCTCTACGATATTGCGATTGCGCAGCGCTTTCTGGCTCGTGTACTCATAGGGAGCCCCCGCTCGGGTCTGAGGGTCCGCGCATGGGTCGATGGGGAGAACCGTCTGGACCGGGCCGCCTCCGCAGATTCGGTGGTCCAGTTCCTGTATTACTACCTCAACTCGGACATCCCGCTCGACGAACCAACCGAGGTATGACTCGCATGAAACGACTGGTTTTGTTTCTGGGGCTTGTGGTTCTGATGATGGTCGGCGGCTGTGATTTTGTCGGCCCCGACGGCGGGGACGGCGACCCGCCGCCGCCCACTGGTGATCAGTCGCTCGCCCCTCCTGCCTGAACGTGCCGCTCCGCGCCTGCCTATTTCTGCTGCTGTTTTCGACGATCCTGACGCACAGGGTCTCAGCCCGGCAGGCTCACGTCACGGGCACGGTTACCCGTGCGGATACCGCTGGGCCCGTGCCCGGCGCGCATGTATTCCTGACCGGCACGCGCCTGGGCGACGTTACCCGTGACGACGGATCGTTCGACATCGCCGATGTGCCTTCGGGCACACACGAACTGGTTGTCAGCCACGTTGGATACGAAACGGAAGCGCGCTCTGTCCGAATCACGACGACGGACGCGTTTGAACTGACCGTCGTATTGACGCCGCGATCCCTGGGTGAGATCGAGGTGGTCGCAGAGACCCCGCGTGCCCGGCGCAGAAATCTTGCACGCTTCGAGAAGTACTTCCTGGGCGTGTCCCTGTTTGCCGACGACTGTGTAATCCTCAATCCGGAGGTGTTGCGGTTTGAGGTGAATCCGAGATCGGGCGTCTTCTCTGCTTCGGCCACAGAGCCCCTGCTCATCGAGAACATGGCGCTGGGATACGAACTCCGCTTCGTGCTCGACGAGTTCCGACTGCACGAAGACCGCCGCGCAGTGCAGTATAGCGGCAAGCCTTCATTCCGCGAGCTGGATGCACGCGACGATCGTCAGGCCCGGGCCTGGCAGCGCAACCGGGAGCGCGCCTACCTGGGCTCGCGCCGACATTTCCTTACCGCCCTGGCCGCCGACCGGCTTCACGAAGAAGGATTCATGCTGCTGGAGGAGAGCATGCAGGGTGGATCGGGGTTTCGCGGCGTGCCTGGAGGACGTCCGGGAAACAGGGTCCGGGGTGTATCGCCCCATCAGATTCTGGTGGCCGGCGAACTTCCCTTTGAGCGCAAGCTCTCGTTCCCCGGGTTCCTCAAGGTGCTCTACTTCCGGGAGGTGCCGGACGGTCCCTACGAGCAGTTTCGCGAGTTCATGGACCGCGGTCTGCGCGCCGACGAGGACGCCCAGGTAAGCTGGATTTCACTCACGCAGCCCAACGTGACGTTCACGACCGACGGCATTCTGCAGGAGTCGTTTGCCATGACACGGTTCGGGTACTGGTTCTTTGAGCGCGTGGCAGAACTGCTCCCGGCCGACTACCGGCCTTCCGGCGCGCGCGATCCGCGTGCGCCTCCGGGTGAGGCACCCATGGTGGACGCAGCCGAGCTGGAACGGCTGCTGACGCAAGGCCGCGCCCTGATCGAGCAGGGAGACCGGCAGGCCGGAATTGCGGATCTGCTTCGCGTTCACCGCGACAATCCCGGCTACCAGGGTGGAGAACTCGGCCATGTGCTCGGACTCGCCTATCAGGCCGAGCAGAAAGCGGACTCGGCGGCCTGGGTCTGGGTACGAACGCTTGCCGCGCTGATCGATCAGGAGCAGTTCCACATTCCGACCGCGGACGCGCTGACGCGTAACATCTTTGTGCGTCAGGACGTGGACCTGTACGAGGTGGGCAGCGATGCCTTTCTGAGGCTTCTAGAGCACATGGATCTGGCTGCCGAGCACCGACAGCTGGCCTTGCGACACGTGGCCCAGTCGCTTCTGCTTTGGTCGCCGGCGGACGCCGATACACTGCATACGCGGCCACCGGGCAACCTGAACAGGCGGTTTGAGGTCGCGCGGGGCACCGGTGAAGTCCTGGCCGCGTGGTGGCGTGCCCAGGACCCCCTGCCTGCCACTACCCTGAATGAGCGACTGGCCGAGCATCTGGCGCGAGTAGCGCATGCTGAGGACAACTATCGATTCCGCGGGGACTTGCTGGGCTTCGACGACCGTGGCAAAGCCTACGTGCGATTTGGCGCTCCCGACAACAGCGTGCGGGTGCCGGTCAACGTCAATCGCGCGCTGCAGGTGCTAAGGGAAAACTCCTACGCCCTGCCCGGCCCGGTCGTGCCTCCGACGAACGAGGTATGGACGTTCCGGCACGTGGACGATCTGGTGTACCACGTATTCGTGCTCCGTGGAGGCCGATTTCAGGAGGGTTCGGCCGAGGATCTGGTACCCGAGGCGCTCCAGACGGCCTACCGACGTGTGGGTGAGGGCCACTCCAACGTGCGCACCATTGCCAATCCCACCGGCAACAACATGCCGGCCAACCAGGCACTTGCTGAAGCCCTGTACAATGTATGGCAGGGCCTCTACACCACCCTCGCCGCAGTGCACCCCGACTTTGAGAGTCACCTCCTGGAGCTGGAATCGTACGAGTCGGATGTGCGGGCCACGCAGTTGGGCGGCGGCACGCTGAGCGCATCGTCCCTCTCTTTCGTGACGGCAGCCCAAACAAGATTCAGGGAGATGGCGCGCGAGGCGCAGGCCCGACGGGAAGAAGATGCGCCGCGCACGTACTCGCGGGTGGCATCAGCCATCGAGCGCTTTGAAGTTTTTCCCAGGTATGCCCGTTTCCTGGATGAAGACGGCTCTACCAGAACGGAAGTCTTCTGGAATCACCTTCCGGGCACGCTCACACCGGGGCGACGGCAGTTGCGGCGAGCCCTGGAGGAGGACGAGCAGCCGCCGGAGCGCTACCTGATGGACCTCGTCGCCACCGTTCAGAATGCCGGGCACAGCCGCCGGGAAGCCACACCGGTCAGCTACCTCGCGGCCGACATGGACTCACTGGACCTGAGGGCGACTCAGGTCCTTGACATCACCGGAAGCCGGGAGCCGTTCGCCGTTGCGATGCAGTGGGACCAGTTCCTGCCGCTGGAGAGTCCGGACGGCCCCGAGCGCCGGGAGTACCTGCGCACCGCGGTGCACGAATTCGGATTGCTGGATCCCCTGTCGGCGGACCCGGCCTCGCTGGAGATGAGCGACCTGAAACCGGTTGTTGCGCTGGACGCGCTGTTCTCGGGCGATGGGCTCGCGACGCCCTACGCCGGACCCTCGCTGATGGCCGGCGTGCCCATCGGGCTGGTTTTTGAAGTCTATCATCTGCGATTCGGTGACGACGACCAGACCCGATACACGACGGAGGTCATCGTCACCCGGGACCCGGATGGACGACGTCAACAAAGCACCTCCTCGAGCAGCGAGGGTACCGGCAGTTCGTCCCGCGCTTCCGAGTTGCTTGCTGTGGACCTCGGCGACCTGAGAGG contains:
- the secA gene encoding preprotein translocase subunit SecA, with the protein product MFDTIKKLFGDKNERALKKLWPRVDAINAEYEKLQSLTDEELQAKTPEFRQRIADSLADIEKDMRDIQAQLKAGVTPDNEVGGDGLPGAMREMTLEERQALYEEYDDLEDEWHRTVEQTLDEILPEAFAVAKDACRRMVGREWIAGGAKIHWEMIPYDVQMLGGMALHNGDIAEMKTGEGKTLVAVAPVYLNALVGRGVHLVTVNPYLAQRDSEWMGKVYEFLGLTVDVIDRHEPHSPGRKAAYEADITYGTNNEFGFDYLRDNSFVVDPEQLMQRNHHFAIVDEVDSVLIDEARTPLIISGPVPQSDESQFEELKPGVEKLVYSQQKLVANLVGDAEKALARRDDWLSKDENKKAAEAEEEAGLALLRAYRGYPRSKRLRKLLQEPGVEALRQKTEFFYLQDNAKNMPFVDDELFFAYDEKQRAIEMTEKGRSFIAKSANQDTDLFILPDLGEEVARFEKEHEDGLLDLDEKLDADASLTEEKREAKRENDRRVLRNELEDKKRNLYTTYSERAARLHAIEQLQKAYILFEKDAEYIVQDGRIMIVDEHTGRVLEGRRYSDGLHQAIEAKEGVKIQASTQTYATITLQNYFRMYHKLAGMTGTAETEAEEFFKTYKMDVVVVPTNKPIARQDLDDLVFRTKREKYNAVIDKIREYHEKGQPVLVGTTTVEVSETLSRMLTRGGIKHNVLNAKRDRAKEESLIVAEAGQKGAVTIATNMAGRGTDIKLAPGVLELGGLAIVGTERHESRRIDLQLRGRSGRQGDPGESQFYISLDDNLMRLFASDRVAKVMDKLNMAEGEVITHPWVNKSIERAQKKVEQNNFAIRKRQLEYDDVLNAQRHVIYDRRIHALKGERLRGDILDALRQSIDRVVEMHHGDGNLDELREDMLRKFAVDFELDREAFYALGEDGVAERAYQAAVDFYKRKRDALARPFAESMRQILESDQEKKPEKVYVDFTDGRKALRATLAIQDAVESDGQEVNDALERVTVLSMIDTAWTEHLRKLDELKEGIGLRAYGQRDPVIEYKMDAFRLFKELVEQVDEDVVSFVMRSGPMVSRQTEGRAPKRQQTRRLDPRRARSTHESAQPNYGVSGSGGGQQQRQDPTAKSAPVVVEERVGRNDPCPCGSGKKYKHCHGR
- a CDS encoding SusC/RagA family TonB-linked outer membrane protein; this encodes MLRALRAAFVVSLLMLPLQVAAQGTIEGTVTDATSDEPLIGAQVVIPALGIGAVTDFDGNYSISNVPAGDHTVEARFIGFRTQTFQTSVADGQTVELDVRLDMSAINLDEVVVTGAGGPVEKRKLGNSIATIDASTLETAPIATFSDVLQGREPGLVGLPSGGQTGEGARIRIRGSASLSQSNEPILYIDGVRANNDGGLTFNGGGSPSRLDDINPESIDRVEILKGAAAATLYGSEASNGVIQVFTKRGNVGPPRFTMQIQQTGIAYPKVYDANTGFARNQAQADTMSKWLGVGGLKPYQLVEREFMEDLYETGYGQTYSASVSGGSPGITYFASARWFDEDGGFGGNDRRYPQGVSTVVEDIAQRAQATASLNIFPTDKLQFRITSNYTQGYLQTMDSNNNIYGVPSLAQFSKPELVRYNNETGTIAFSTVNEAMQQVLEQSVKRYVGSVGTNYRPLDALTIDGTIGVDFTSQKDTDVRAFGWNIDGFSGSEPDGSRDYRNTNRLEVTYDVKGTLLNQITDDIESTLLFGSQGFITNTDILQGSGVAFPGPGFNVTGAAANEDVFEAFLEVANVGVFFQEQIGFRNFLYVTAGGRLDASSAFGSDFSTVFYPKISASFIPSDAPFWQPIGPISSLRFRAALGQSGLQPGAFDALTTYTSLSSSNGPGVAPDNLGNPNLKPEISTEWEFGVESGLMSDRLGFEATYWNRVVKDALIDRQFPVSGGFRSRQLDNIGELKGQGVEIGVNALVYNRANTSVNLFANTAYLWEQISDMGGAPPIKVGGSYPRYRNYLVEGYAPGTHFGAKLLDVPSGSLPVDLNGDGSPDTEAQLLALLGGTDLMTLPSNTTLVLLADDPNPDDLLSGNLTHYLGKPTPDFAGSFGGTVKFMRNFTVSTLFEYKAGNYYVNNLTGAFRQSNRSIGRNTPDAARVERDYMTGGIDANGNPQNNAQVRLDALNDWLYSQLALSPFSGLNTIKKADFLRWREISLTYRVPRVQAERLRLRSLQFTLAGRNLAMWTKYDGVDPELNAIGRGGGNSLSDNYLDGVEAFGWAIPRRVVFTMRMGF
- a CDS encoding carboxypeptidase-like regulatory domain-containing protein, encoding MPLRACLFLLLFSTILTHRVSARQAHVTGTVTRADTAGPVPGAHVFLTGTRLGDVTRDDGSFDIADVPSGTHELVVSHVGYETEARSVRITTTDAFELTVVLTPRSLGEIEVVAETPRARRRNLARFEKYFLGVSLFADDCVILNPEVLRFEVNPRSGVFSASATEPLLIENMALGYELRFVLDEFRLHEDRRAVQYSGKPSFRELDARDDRQARAWQRNRERAYLGSRRHFLTALAADRLHEEGFMLLEESMQGGSGFRGVPGGRPGNRVRGVSPHQILVAGELPFERKLSFPGFLKVLYFREVPDGPYEQFREFMDRGLRADEDAQVSWISLTQPNVTFTTDGILQESFAMTRFGYWFFERVAELLPADYRPSGARDPRAPPGEAPMVDAAELERLLTQGRALIEQGDRQAGIADLLRVHRDNPGYQGGELGHVLGLAYQAEQKADSAAWVWVRTLAALIDQEQFHIPTADALTRNIFVRQDVDLYEVGSDAFLRLLEHMDLAAEHRQLALRHVAQSLLLWSPADADTLHTRPPGNLNRRFEVARGTGEVLAAWWRAQDPLPATTLNERLAEHLARVAHAEDNYRFRGDLLGFDDRGKAYVRFGAPDNSVRVPVNVNRALQVLRENSYALPGPVVPPTNEVWTFRHVDDLVYHVFVLRGGRFQEGSAEDLVPEALQTAYRRVGEGHSNVRTIANPTGNNMPANQALAEALYNVWQGLYTTLAAVHPDFESHLLELESYESDVRATQLGGGTLSASSLSFVTAAQTRFREMAREAQARREEDAPRTYSRVASAIERFEVFPRYARFLDEDGSTRTEVFWNHLPGTLTPGRRQLRRALEEDEQPPERYLMDLVATVQNAGHSRREATPVSYLAADMDSLDLRATQVLDITGSREPFAVAMQWDQFLPLESPDGPERREYLRTAVHEFGLLDPLSADPASLEMSDLKPVVALDALFSGDGLATPYAGPSLMAGVPIGLVFEVYHLRFGDDDQTRYTTEVIVTRDPDGRRQQSTSSSSEGTGSSSRASELLAVDLGDLRGASEVEIRVVITDVVSGQRRERAVRFGVQ